A window from Cryptomeria japonica chromosome 1, Sugi_1.0, whole genome shotgun sequence encodes these proteins:
- the LOC131069065 gene encoding pentatricopeptide repeat-containing protein At3g12770, which produces MVLSNAVSRKVPTRFLLLPCPFRSFASFTNNFSSVSQVVLEQNPESLNYAFQSKDNGIAFKNQISGDVIATYASLAEECTNITSLNQLNALIHVSGLGQNVSLGTKLVHMYARYSSMDNGRQVFDKMQKRDAFLWNSILRGYAWNGPYEEALSLYSQMQHAGIWADNYTYAFVLKASAGLSSLKVGRKIHCQIIRSGFESHVFVRTSLVDMYSKSSSIDDARQVFDEVPLRNVVSWNAMIAGYSRNGHAKEALALFYQMRWEHVVADSVTMVNVLPACAELRDLKQGKCMHDFVLRNGFDLDPFVGNSLIDMYAKCGSLEIACQLFDKMLWKDVVSWTAMIAGYAQNGCARKALQLFHQMLQENVTPDSIAIASVISACTHLGALEHGKWIHDYISKFFFKLDVFVTNSLIDMYARCGNLEVARQLFNKMPEKDLISWNIMLAGYGLHGLGKQTLELFAQMQDIGVEPNNITFVHILSACSHAGLVSEGWQYYDCMTQIYQIEPNMEHYSCMVDLLGRSGHLDEAERFIETMPVKPDADVWGALLGACRIHKCIELGERAAEHLFILEPTYPGYYVLLSNMYAEVGLWDKVTKVQRMMKEKSLKKTPACSIIVLHGKVHTFYAGDKSHPQFDQIIAAMETLA; this is translated from the coding sequence ATGGTTCTTAGCAATGCTGTTTCAAGAAAAGTTCCCACAAGGTTTTTATTGTTGCCCTGCCCATTTCGTTCTTTCGCAAGCTTCACAAACAATTTTTCTTCAGTTTCTCAGGTAGTTTTGGAACAAAACCCAGAATCATTAAACTATGCTTTTCAGTCTAAAGACAATGGCATTGCATTTAAAAACCAGATATCTGGGGATGTCATTGCTACTTACGCTTCTTTAGCAGAAGAGTGCACAAATATCACATCACTGAACCAATTAAATGCTCTCATTCATGTCAGTGGGCTTGGACAAAATGTCTCTTTAGGTACCAAACTGGTGCACATGTATGCTAGGTATAGCAGTATGGACAATGGtcgccaagtgtttgacaaaatgcagaAACGAGATGCTTTCCTCTGGAATTCGATCCTTAGAGGATATGCATGGAATGGACCCTATGAAGAAGCCTTGTCATTGTATTCTCAAATGCAACATGCAGGCATATGGGCAGACAACTATACTTACGCCTTTGTGCTCAAGGCATCTGCCGGGTTATCATCTTTGAAAGTGGGAAGGAAGATTCACTGTCAGATAATTAGAAGTGGATTTGAATCCCACGTTTTTGTGAGAACTTCCCTCGTAGACATGTATTCAAAGTCTTCGAGTATAGATGATGCACGCCAAGTGTTTGATGAAGTGCCACTGAGAAATGTTGTCTCCTGGAATGCCATGATTGCTGGATACAGCCGAAATGGACACGCCAAAGAGGCCTTGGCACTCTTTTATCAAATGCGATGGGAACATGTAGTGGCTGACTCAGTTACGATGGTGAATGTTCTGCCTGCGTGTGCAGAATTGCGAGATCTCAAACAAGGTAAGTGCATGCATGATTTTGTActtagaaatggatttgatttGGATCCCTTCGTGGGGAATTCCCTGATAGATATGTATGCTAAGTGTGGAAGTTTAGAAATCGCAtgccaattgtttgacaaaatgctgtGGAaagatgttgtctcatggactgcaatgattgctgggTATGCTCAAAATGGATGTGCCAGAAAGGCCTTACAACTTTTTCATCAAATGCTACAGGAAAATGTCACACCAGACTCAATTGCCATTGCTAGTGTGATCTCAGCTTGTACCCATTTGGGAGCTCTCGAACATGGCAAGTGGATTCATGATTACAtaagcaaatttttttttaagttggaTGTGTTTGTGACAAACTCCCTTATAGACATGTATGCCAGGTGTGGTAACTTAGAGGTGGCAAGACAGCTTTTCAATAAAATGCCTGAAAAAGATTTGATTTCATGGAATATTATGCTCGCTGGCTATGGACTACATGGACTTGGCAAGCAGACATTGGAGCTTTTTGCACAAATGCAAGATATTGGAGTGGAGCCAAACAACATCACCTTTGTGCATATTTTGTCTGCATGTAGTCACGCTGGTCTTGTAAGTGAGGGCTGGCAATATTATGATTGCATGactcaaatctatcaaattgaaCCCAACATGGAGCACTATTCGTGCATGGTTGATCTTCTTGGCCGTTCAGGGCATCTAGATGAAGCTGAAAGATTCATCGAAACTATGCCTGTTAAACCTGATGCTGATGTATGGGGTGCCTTGCTTGGTGCCTGTCGAATTCACAAATGCATCGAGCTTGGAGAACGTGCTGCGGAGCATCTTTTCATCTTAGAGCCCACATATCCTGGATACTATGTCCTGCTGTCAAACATGTATGCTGAGGTTGGCTTGTGGGACAAGGTAACAAAGGTGCAAAGAATGATGAAAGAAAAAAGTTTGAAGAAGACACCAGCATGCAGCATAATTGTTTTGCATGGCAAGGTTCATACATTTTATGCTGGAGACAAATCACATCCTCAATTTGATCAAATAATTGCTGCAATGGAAACGCTCGCTTAG